The nucleotide sequence CATCGACGGCAATTGCCGCGAGCGGCTCGATGCCGAACGCCGACGTGTGGGCTCCGCGCAGCCCAATCTCCTCCTGCACGGTCGAGACGGCGAAGACCGAGGCGTCAAACGTCTTGCCGTCCAGCAACCTGAGCGCCTCAATGCTTACCCAGACGCCGACCTTGTCGTCCATGCCGGGGGCGTGCGCGAGACCGTTTCGGAGTTCACCGAACCCGAGCTCGAAGGTGATCGGATCGCCGATGTTGACGATGCCTGCCGCCTCGTCCTTGGACTTCGCCCCGATATCGACCCACAGGTCGTGCATCTCGGGAACCTTGCCCCGCTCATCGCCCGTCAAGACGTGAATCGCCTTCCGCGCGATCACTCCCTGCACGGGTCCGCCCTTCGTCCATACGGACACGCGCTGACCCAGAAGCACGGCGACATCGTGACCCCCGATCCCGCGAAACGAGATGAACCCCTTGTCGTCGATGTGCTGCGTGATGAACCCGATCTGATCGACGTGACCCGCGAACATGATGCGCGGAGCGCCCGAGGCGTTCAGTGACGCGATGACGTTCCCATGCACGTCCGTACGCACATCGTCGGCGAACTCGCTGGCGTAGGCGCGCACGACGGCTTGGGCGGGCTGTTCGTACCCGCTGGGGCTGGGAGCCTTGAGGATGTCCTGTAGGAACCTGAGCGACGCTCTTCTCACGGATTGCCCTTTCGAGGCGTGGGTTATTCGGCGCGGGCGACCCAGCGAATCCCTTGTGCTAGAACGCGGCGGAACTCCGGCGTCCGGTAGGCGCGGTTGTCGTGTCCGCTCTGGAAGCAAAACACGCGCGACGCACCGTATTCGTGGACCCAGCCAACCGCCGGCATGCTCAGCGGATGACCCGTGGTGAGAATGACGTGGGCGTCTGGCTGCGACTCGATCGTGTAGGTCTCGTCGGTCATCTCCCAGTCTTCGACGCCGGCGACGATCGGATGCTGCGGGTCCTCGACATGAAC is from Candidatus Poribacteria bacterium and encodes:
- a CDS encoding M42 family metallopeptidase, with product MRRASLRFLQDILKAPSPSGYEQPAQAVVRAYASEFADDVRTDVHGNVIASLNASGAPRIMFAGHVDQIGFITQHIDDKGFISFRGIGGHDVAVLLGQRVSVWTKGGPVQGVIARKAIHVLTGDERGKVPEMHDLWVDIGAKSKDEAAGIVNIGDPITFELGFGELRNGLAHAPGMDDKVGVWVSIEALRLLDGKTFDASVFAVSTVQEEIGLRGAHTSAFGIEPLAAIAVD